TATCTTCACCTGAGAGTGCTACAGCACCATCAACGATACATGTAGTCTTCTCTTCATCAACTTTTACATATCCAGAGTTGATAGCTACTGCTACTTCACTTGAATCTGCTTTATCAATAACGATTACACCTGCTTCAAGTAGTGAAACCAAAGTTGCATGGTGAGCTAAAACACCGAATTCACCTTCACTACCTGGTAAAGTGACTTGCTTTACTTCAGAATCAAAAATTACACCATTCGGTGTAACGATCTCAAGCTTCATAAGTTCCATAATAATCCTTTAGTAGACAAGCGCTAAGGATTACTTAGCGTTAATCTTGTCGTTTTTAGCGATCGCCTCAGCCATATTTCCTACCATGTAGAATGCAGCTTCGTTCATATCATCGTATTTACCTTCGATAAGTCCTTTGAACCCTTCGATTGTATCAGGAAGTGTAACATATACACCTGGGCTACCAGTAAATACTTCAGCAACGTGGAATGGTTGTGAAAGGAACTTCTCGATCTTTCTTGCTCTTTGTACAACAAGTTTGTCATCTTCAGAAAGTTCGTCCATACCAAGAATCGCAATAATATCCTGAAGATCTTTATATTTCTGAAGAATCTTCTGAACACCAGTTGCAACACCATAGTGATCATCTCCAATAATTTGAGGATCAAGCATTCTTGAAGTTGAATCTAGTGGATCAACCGCAGGGTAGATACCTTTTTCAGCGATTGATCTGTTAAGTACTGTCGTTGCATCAAGGTGAGCAAAAACAGAAGCCGGTGCAGGGTCAGTAAGGTCATCTGCCGGTACGTATACAGCCTGAACTGAAGTAATAGAACCTTTTGTTGTTGATGTAATACGCTCTTGAAGTGCACCCATCTCTCTGCTTAGTGTCGGTTGGTAACCAACTGCTGAAGGAATACGTCCAAGAAGTGCTGACATTTCAGAACCTGATTGAGCAAATCTAAAGATGTTATCGATAAACATAAGAACATCTAGTCCCATCTCATCTCTAAAGTACTCAGCCATTGTAAGACCAGTAAGGGCAATTCTGTTTCTTGCTCCCGGTGGTTCACTCATCTGTCCGTAGCACAGTGCAACTTTGTCAAGTACGTTTGACTCTTTCATTTCGTGGTAAAGGTCGTTACCTTCACGTGTTCTTTCACCAACACCAGCAAATACAGAGTAACCGCTGTGTTTCATCGCAACGTTGTTGATAAGCTCCATGATGATAACTGTTTTACCAACACCAGCACCACCGAATAGACCAACTTTACCACCTTTTGAATATGGTGCAAGAAGGTCAACAACTTTGATACCAGTTTCAAATACTTCAGTCTTAGTTGACTGCTCTTCAAATGGAGGTGGATCTCTGTGGATTGACCAATATTGTTTTGCATCAACATCACCAGCGTCATCGATAGTATCACCTACAACGTTGAAGATACGTCCAAGAACTTCTTCACCTACCGGTACTTTAATTGAGTCACCAGTTGCTTTAACTTCTTGACCTCTTACACAACCTTCACTCATGTCCATTGCAATTGTTCTAACTCTGTTATCACCAAGTTGTGCTGCAACTTCCAATACCAATTTTTGCTCTTTACCATCAACTGTAAAGTATGTTTCTAATGCTTCATTAATCTCTGGTAGGTAATCTGTGAAATCCACATCGATAACCGGACCCAAGACCTGTACAATTTTACCTGTCATTACTTCTCCTCTTATTTCTTATTTCATTGATTCCATACCACTGATAATCTCAATGAGTTCAGTAGTAATCGCTTCTTGTCTAGCTTTGTTGTACTTCACAGTCAACTTCTTAGCCATCTCTTTTGCATTGCTTGTAGCTGCATCCATTGCCTGCATACGTGCAGAATGTTCAGCTGCAAGTGAGTCAATCAGTGAATAATACATTGTATATTCTACATAACGCTTCACTAATGCTTCAAGAAGTGTATCATCCTCATCCGGTTCTACTTCAAGCTCTGAAGTTGAAACTTGGTCAAGCTTCAATGTAGAAGGATCTACCGGTAGTACTTGCACTTCTCTGACTTCCTGAGTGATCATATTCACATATCCATTGTGAATCATAATGATCTTATCAGTTTCACCTCTTACATAAGATTCAGCAACTTCATTGATAAGAGTTGCGGCATCCGCGTAGTTTGGTGAGGCACTAAGACCAATCACTTCATTCATCATATCAATATTGTTGAATTTAAAGTAATCAATACCTTTTCTTCCTACAGCTCTAAGACGTACTTTTACATTCTTAGCTTTATAGTCAGCCAACAGTTTATTTACTCTCTTGATCGTCTGTGCGTTGAAGCCGCCACAAAGACCTTTATCTGCAGTGATAAAAACAATGTCAACCACTTTTGGATTACTAGCATCCTTAAAGTAAACATTATCCAGACCATCTACATTGTTCTTCTGCATCTTCTGAGCAATCTCATTGAGAAGCTCAGTAAGTTTGTTTGCATAGACTCTAGATCTTTTTGCCAATTCTTCTGTTCTTCTAAGTTTAGCAGAAGAGACAAGCTTCATCGCGCGAGTCGTTTTCTGAGTATTCTTAACACTCGAAATCTTACGCTTGATATCTTTTAAATTAGCCATAATTAGCCTTTCTTACGCTTGAAAAGATGCTTTGAAATCTTCTAACGCTTTTCTCAACTCTGCATCTGCATCATCAGAGATTTTCTTTTCATTTCTAATGCTTTCAAGAATGTTTGAATACTTCGCATCCATGAATGGCATCAATTCAGCCTCGAATTTAACAACAGATCCAACTGGAATATCATCCAAGAATCCGTTTGCACCAGCAAAGATGATCACTACTTGTTTCTCGATCGCTACTGGAGCATATGGCCCTTGTTTAAGTACTTCAACCATTCTTTGACCACGCTCAAGCTGTGCTCTTGTGTAATCATCAAGATCAGAAGCGAACTGAGCAAATGCTTGGAGTTCTCTGAATGATGCAAGGTCAAGTCTAAGTGTTCCAGAAACTTGTTTTGTTGCTTTAATCTGTGCAGCACCACCAACTCTTGATACTGAAAGACCTACGTTAATTGCCGGTCTGATACCAGAGTTAAAGAGGTCTGTTTCAAGGAAAATCTGACCATCAGTAATAGAGATTACGTTTGTCGGGATATATGCCGCAACGTCACCTGCTTGTGTTTCAATGATTGGGAACGCAGTAATTGAACCTGCCCCTAGTTCATCGTTAAGTTTTGCAGCTCTCTCA
This is a stretch of genomic DNA from Sulfurovum zhangzhouensis. It encodes these proteins:
- the atpC gene encoding ATP synthase F1 subunit epsilon, which encodes MELMKLEIVTPNGVIFDSEVKQVTLPGSEGEFGVLAHHATLVSLLEAGVIVIDKADSSEVAVAINSGYVKVDEEKTTCIVDGAVALSGEDTDLAKALEEAKALLKSAEASSTAIATAVSKVEQIGKSL
- the atpD gene encoding F0F1 ATP synthase subunit beta, which gives rise to MTGKIVQVLGPVIDVDFTDYLPEINEALETYFTVDGKEQKLVLEVAAQLGDNRVRTIAMDMSEGCVRGQEVKATGDSIKVPVGEEVLGRIFNVVGDTIDDAGDVDAKQYWSIHRDPPPFEEQSTKTEVFETGIKVVDLLAPYSKGGKVGLFGGAGVGKTVIIMELINNVAMKHSGYSVFAGVGERTREGNDLYHEMKESNVLDKVALCYGQMSEPPGARNRIALTGLTMAEYFRDEMGLDVLMFIDNIFRFAQSGSEMSALLGRIPSAVGYQPTLSREMGALQERITSTTKGSITSVQAVYVPADDLTDPAPASVFAHLDATTVLNRSIAEKGIYPAVDPLDSTSRMLDPQIIGDDHYGVATGVQKILQKYKDLQDIIAILGMDELSEDDKLVVQRARKIEKFLSQPFHVAEVFTGSPGVYVTLPDTIEGFKGLIEGKYDDMNEAAFYMVGNMAEAIAKNDKINAK
- the atpG gene encoding ATP synthase F1 subunit gamma, whose amino-acid sequence is MANLKDIKRKISSVKNTQKTTRAMKLVSSAKLRRTEELAKRSRVYANKLTELLNEIAQKMQKNNVDGLDNVYFKDASNPKVVDIVFITADKGLCGGFNAQTIKRVNKLLADYKAKNVKVRLRAVGRKGIDYFKFNNIDMMNEVIGLSASPNYADAATLINEVAESYVRGETDKIIMIHNGYVNMITQEVREVQVLPVDPSTLKLDQVSTSELEVEPDEDDTLLEALVKRYVEYTMYYSLIDSLAAEHSARMQAMDAATSNAKEMAKKLTVKYNKARQEAITTELIEIISGMESMK